In Falco biarmicus isolate bFalBia1 chromosome 5, bFalBia1.pri, whole genome shotgun sequence, a single genomic region encodes these proteins:
- the LOC130149645 gene encoding mitochondrial ribosome and complex I assembly factor AltMIEF1, whose product MHLSPMAAWSREAVLTLYRALLRQGRGLRYTDRDFYLAFIRREFRKNQGLQRLEDKERQLEKGQAFLQNKLGGLV is encoded by the coding sequence ATGCACCTGTCCCCCATGGCAGCGTGGTCCCGGGAGGCTGTCCTGACCCTCTATCGGGCCCTGCTGCGCCAGGGCCGTGGGCTGCGCTACACTGACCGGGATTTCTACCTCGCTTTCATCCGCCGTGAGTTCCGCAAGAACCAGGGGCTGCAGCGGCTAGAGGACAAGGAAAGACAGTTGGAGAAGGGGCAAGCTTTCCTGCAGAACAAACTTGGGGGCCTGGTTTAG